One Bacteroidota bacterium genomic region harbors:
- a CDS encoding nucleotidyltransferase, translating into MSIVENNMERIKDLCYRHKVSRLFLFGSILSDKFKKNSDIDFLVDFSEVDIYDYADNYFSLKKSLEKLLKRQIDLLENKAIKNPYLRQSIDSSKKIIYG; encoded by the coding sequence AAAATAATATGGAACGAATTAAAGACTTGTGCTATAGGCATAAAGTCTCAAGACTTTTCCTTTTTGGATCAATTCTCTCAGATAAGTTTAAAAAGAATAGTGATATCGATTTTTTAGTTGATTTTTCAGAAGTTGATATTTATGACTATGCAGATAATTATTTCAGTTTGAAAAAATCATTGGAAAAATTATTAAAAAGACAAATTGATTTACTTGAAAATAAAGCTATAAAAAATCCATATTTAAGACAATCCATTGACTCTTCAAAAAAAATAATCTATGGATAA
- a CDS encoding DUF86 domain-containing protein: MDNEIKTWLYDILQSIEEIQSYFESKPMVFSEFTSDIKTKRAIERNLEIIGEAVNRILKKDQSFKIENAEKIVGTRNRIIHGYDNVSDDMIWSIVINHLPKLHTEISHFLEI; encoded by the coding sequence ATGGATAACGAAATTAAAACGTGGCTTTATGATATTCTTCAATCAATAGAAGAAATACAAAGCTATTTTGAAAGCAAACCAATGGTTTTTTCAGAGTTTACTTCAGATATAAAAACTAAAAGAGCCATAGAAAGAAATTTGGAAATAATTGGAGAAGCAGTAAATAGAATTTTGAAGAAAGATCAAAGTTTCAAGATTGAAAATGCTGAGAAAATTGTTGGGACAAGAAATAGAATAATACACGGATATGATAATGTGTCAGATGATATGATTTGGAGCATTGTTATTAATCATTTACCCAAACTACACACAGAAATATCCCATTTCCTAGAAATATAG
- a CDS encoding phospholipid carrier-dependent glycosyltransferase, producing MKWIHNIHSILEKRHRLLLFVFIPLLSFSMHYRIFGLDIMGVHSWRQTLTQSNIVNFYEEDNNILDPRINERYQWKGIYRMEFPIMQWLFAQTYRVFGNDILLTRILSFMMGLFAVLGLYFLVLQIFRNKLVAVLAAWAFNFSPVFYYYTMNPLPDNFALCFAIWGAAFSFKYMRDDKLSSLMIAAFSISLATLAKMPFGLFYIIPGVYFLQKISKKRFKAIGEDIAHIISSLLLMAPAIVWYAWVIPKWQNGITKGVLSGNDTSFSQLWDYLSYHLFSSFPELLLNYLSLPFFIWAVWLIFKKKLYKKALFVVLAVWGILILFYFFFEINMIARVHDYYLFPFLPLIFILVAYGIKDLLEKANKQKLIVVFSLLLLLPLSAYLRIDKRWNPEWPGFNSDLITYHDELKNAVPDSCLVVVGNDASPAIWLYYVNKKGWVYRHNNLTANKLIEIRKFGAKYMYSDSRQIDEDSLISRQFERIVTEQGSIRVFELRKWPD from the coding sequence ATGAAGTGGATTCATAACATCCATTCAATCTTAGAAAAAAGGCATCGTTTGTTGCTTTTTGTCTTCATTCCGCTACTGAGTTTTAGTATGCATTACCGCATCTTTGGCTTGGATATTATGGGGGTTCATTCGTGGAGACAAACATTGACCCAATCAAATATTGTAAATTTTTACGAAGAAGATAACAATATTCTGGATCCAAGAATAAATGAGAGGTATCAGTGGAAGGGTATTTATCGAATGGAATTCCCGATTATGCAATGGCTTTTTGCACAGACTTATCGGGTTTTCGGCAACGACATCCTACTCACCCGCATACTTTCTTTTATGATGGGATTATTTGCAGTTTTGGGTCTCTACTTTTTAGTCCTTCAGATTTTCAGGAACAAACTGGTTGCCGTATTAGCTGCATGGGCATTTAATTTTTCACCTGTTTTTTATTACTATACCATGAATCCGCTCCCGGATAATTTTGCCTTGTGCTTTGCTATTTGGGGAGCAGCATTTTCTTTTAAATATATGAGAGATGATAAATTATCTTCTCTCATGATAGCTGCATTTTCAATTAGTTTAGCAACCCTGGCAAAAATGCCTTTTGGGCTATTTTACATTATTCCTGGCGTTTATTTTTTGCAAAAAATTAGCAAGAAACGGTTTAAAGCTATTGGTGAAGACATTGCACACATAATAAGCAGTTTGTTGCTCATGGCACCCGCAATTGTTTGGTATGCATGGGTTATTCCAAAATGGCAGAACGGAATAACAAAAGGAGTATTATCAGGAAACGACACTTCGTTTTCTCAATTATGGGATTATTTATCCTATCATTTATTCTCTTCTTTTCCAGAACTATTGTTGAATTATCTGTCCCTCCCATTTTTCATTTGGGCAGTATGGTTAATTTTTAAGAAGAAACTATACAAAAAGGCGCTGTTCGTGGTTTTAGCTGTTTGGGGCATTCTTATCCTATTCTATTTTTTCTTTGAAATTAATATGATTGCAAGGGTACACGATTATTATCTATTTCCCTTTTTACCCCTTATTTTTATTCTTGTTGCTTATGGTATCAAGGATTTATTAGAAAAAGCAAATAAGCAAAAACTGATTGTTGTTTTTTCCCTTTTATTATTACTCCCCTTATCTGCCTATCTCAGAATAGATAAAAGATGGAATCCTGAATGGCCAGGATTTAATAGTGATCTTATCACTTATCATGACGAGTTGAAAAACGCAGTTCCCGACTCTTGTTTGGTTGTTGTTGGAAATGATGCTTCTCCTGCTATTTGGCTTTATTATGTAAATAAGAAAGGCTGGGTCTACCGGCATAATAACTTAACAGCAAACAAGCTGATTGAAATCAGGAAGTTTGGTGCAAAATACATGTATTCTGACTCCAGACAAATAGACGAGGACTCTCTTATTTCAAGGCAGTTCGAAAGGATCGTAACAGAACAAGGTTCAATTCGGGTTTTTGAATTGAGAAAATGGCCTGATTAA
- a CDS encoding AhpC/TSA family protein: MKLLAIIITLSATLFYSCGNSQEQKSSNSTENADSVLVNDAETDVADDGTNPHYKATHVVLKGYVKNGANSNVILDELNIGQINPLQSVVVDQNGGFIFDFDVPEPGIYQIRFPHANIHMFLRGGNIQINTDISNVGSYEITGSAESYHLKEMYLILSELNNQTYEVQDRVEALKKDKSKVKQLLALVDSLPIYYDAISKQKSENLIKFIDRLDTSMVGLLAAFYLDPYENYDFVIQTRNRFEKICPYSKYYKQLDDKIAQVIPVGPGKMAPNTVVDDKNGKSIHLADYLGKTVLVYFWASYSEPCRAENLEIKKIYDAFHPRGFEVYAISVDEQKEPWLSAIKEDKITDWINVSNLLGWDDEISHIYHIGELPYLILVDKEGKIVDRGFRPHQLKANLLEYM; encoded by the coding sequence AGTGCAACTTTGTTTTATTCTTGCGGAAACAGTCAAGAGCAAAAATCTTCTAATAGCACCGAAAATGCAGATAGTGTTTTGGTAAATGATGCGGAAACAGATGTTGCAGATGATGGGACAAATCCTCATTATAAGGCAACCCATGTAGTACTTAAAGGTTATGTGAAAAATGGAGCAAATTCAAATGTTATTCTTGATGAACTGAATATTGGACAAATCAATCCACTACAGTCGGTAGTTGTTGATCAAAATGGTGGATTCATTTTCGACTTTGATGTTCCTGAACCAGGTATTTATCAAATCCGATTCCCACACGCTAATATTCACATGTTTCTGAGAGGTGGAAATATTCAAATAAACACTGATATTTCAAATGTTGGTTCCTACGAAATTACTGGATCAGCCGAATCTTATCATTTAAAGGAGATGTACTTGATTCTTAGTGAACTGAACAATCAAACTTACGAAGTTCAAGATAGAGTTGAGGCCTTAAAAAAAGATAAAAGCAAGGTGAAACAGCTATTAGCATTGGTCGACTCTTTACCCATTTACTATGATGCTATTAGCAAACAGAAATCTGAAAATCTGATTAAATTCATTGACAGGCTCGATACCTCCATGGTAGGGTTACTCGCAGCGTTTTACTTAGATCCATACGAAAATTACGATTTTGTCATACAAACTCGAAATCGTTTCGAAAAAATTTGTCCCTACTCAAAATATTATAAACAATTGGATGATAAAATTGCCCAGGTAATTCCTGTAGGACCAGGCAAAATGGCTCCAAATACTGTAGTAGATGATAAAAATGGCAAAAGCATTCATCTTGCAGATTATTTGGGAAAAACTGTTCTGGTTTATTTTTGGGCGTCCTATAGTGAGCCATGCAGGGCAGAAAATCTGGAAATTAAAAAAATATATGACGCGTTTCACCCACGTGGATTTGAGGTATATGCCATTTCTGTTGATGAACAAAAAGAGCCTTGGCTAAGTGCTATCAAAGAGGATAAAATAACAGACTGGATAAACGTTTCCAATTTATTGGGATGGGATGATGAAATTTCACACATTTATCATATTGGAGAACTTCCTTATTTAATTCTTGTAGACAAGGAAGGAAAAATTGTCGATCGTGGTTTCAGGCCACATCAGCTAAAAGCAAACTTGCTAGAGTATATGTAA